From the genome of Clarias gariepinus isolate MV-2021 ecotype Netherlands chromosome 28, CGAR_prim_01v2, whole genome shotgun sequence, one region includes:
- the agr2 gene encoding anterior gradient protein 2 homolog encodes MIKGLLSVLLVLVAVTSTMGKPEKSSEKASVKKEKRIPQTLSRGWGDQLIWAQTYEEALFLARSQNKPLMVILHLDECPHSQALKKSFAEDKEIQKIADDDFILLNLVYETTDKHLSPDGQYVPRIIFVDPSMTVRADITGRYSNRLYAYEPTDMKLLLNNMLRAKKLLKTEL; translated from the exons ATGATTAAAGGACTTTTGTCGGTGCTCCTGGTCCTGGTGGCCGTGACTTCCACTATGGGGAAGCCAGAGAAAAGCTCTGAGAAGGCTTCGGTCAAGAAGGAGAAACGAATCCCTCAGACTCTCTCCAGAG GATGGGGTGATCAACTGATCTGGGCTCAGACCTATGAAGAGGCACTCTTTCTGGCACGCTCACA GAACAAGCCCCTGATGGTCATCCTTCACTTGGACGAGTGCCCACACAGCCAGG CCCTGAAGAAATCTTTCGCCGAGGATAAAGAGATCCAGAAAATTGCCGACGACGACTTCATTCTTCTGAACCTGGTG TATGAAACTACAGATAAGCACCTGTCTCCCGACGGCCAGTACGTTCCCAGAATCATCTTTGTCG ATCCCTCAATGACTGTTCGTGCTGACATCACTGGCCGCTACTCCAACCGCCTGTACGCCTATGAACCCACTGACATGAAACTCC TGTTGAACAACATGCTCAGGGCCAAGAAGCTCCTGAAAACCGAGTTGTAA